Proteins co-encoded in one Brassica oleracea var. oleracea cultivar TO1000 chromosome C4, BOL, whole genome shotgun sequence genomic window:
- the LOC106341087 gene encoding uncharacterized protein LOC106341087 isoform X3, with amino-acid sequence MNSTRVHGTHVASPPMPPGAIGPVFNHAGSPHMPPGATGPAFNHLGSPPMPPGAIGPALNHTASSSRSNSFPQMTLNAMLNSPLQPHLHPDKLNGALWFGIDPSVHAFIRATWQGYYMGPWKSWRKVPEERKDSWWQTFVQNFYWESQFDDLVYGLWKKETWTTIGEKISKKKRQHKKPKYNSVSDWTLLLEYWATDSAKKKSKKAATSRKSDPKQASATGEPPSYTALVRKTHSRADGTFVDYRAEELVTQAEMEATQLSNTEGSPGSPSASSAPSRLMLNKAYLKNAKSKRGYVYGLGSEQYREHVPSTRVPNGLACNLELEMRVGGLETSLQRVTADVAGVKQDVAGVKQDVLDMRQDFASTREAINQLLQTLRPPQAPTGQTSDQP; translated from the exons ATGAACTCAACAAGAGTACACGGAACGCATGTTGCGTCTCCTCCTATGCCTCCTGGTGCTATTGGACCCGTTTTTAACCATGCTGGATCTCCTCATATGCCCCCTGGTGCTACTGGACCCGCTTTTAACCATCTTGGATCTCCTCCTATGCCTCCTGGTGCTATTGGACCCGCTCTAAACCATACTGCTTCCTCATCTCGTTCCAACAGCTTCCCGCAAATGACCCTTAATGCAATGCTCAACTCACCTTTACAGCCACATCTCCATCCTGATAAGCTGAATGGAGCTTTATG GTTTGGTATTGACCCATCTGTCCATGCTTTCATCCGTGCAACTTGGCAAGGATACTACATGGGTCCTTGGAAGAGTTGGAGGAAGGTTCCTGAGGAAAGGAAGGATTCATGGTGGCAAACGTTTGTG CAAAATTTCTACTGGGAGTCTCAGTTTGATGACTTGGTCTACGGTCTGTGGAAGAAAGAAACTTGGACAACCATTGGTGAAAAGATTAGCAAGAAGAAGAGGCAACACAAGAAGCCAAAGTACAACAGTGTTAGCGACTGGACACTCCTTCTGGAGTATTGGGCAACTGATTCAGCTAAAAAGAAAAGCAAGAAGGCTGCTACCAGCCGCAAGTCTGATCCG AAGCAAGCGTCTGCTACGGGAGAACCACCATCCTACACTGCCCTTGTCAGGAAGACACACTCCAGAGCAGATGGGACTTTTGTGGACTATCGTGCTGAAGAACTGGTAACTCAGGCCGAGATGGAAGCCACACAGCTCTCTAACACTGAAGGATCACCCGGGAGTCCAAGTGCATCATCTGCTCCTTCTCGCCTCATGTTAAACAAAGCTTATCTGAAG AATGCCAAGAGTAAGAGGGGATATGTTTACGGACTGGGCAGTGAACAATACAGGGAGCATGTGCCTTCTACACGCGTCCCCAATGGTCTTGCCTGCAACCTGGAGCTGGAGATGCGTGTGGGCGGTCTTGAGACAAGCCTCCAACGTGTCACTGCTGATGTTGCTGGGGTGAAGCAGGACGTTGCTGGGGTGAAGCAGGACGTCTTAGACATGAGGCAGGACTTTGCATCAACAAGGGAAGCAATCAATCAGCTCCTCCAAACACTTAGGCCCCCGCAAGCACCTACTGGACAGACTTCTGATCAGCCTTGA
- the LOC106341087 gene encoding uncharacterized protein LOC106341087 isoform X2, which produces MNSTRVHGTHVASPPMPPGAIGPVFNHAGSPHMPPGATGPAFNHLGSPPMPPGAIGPALNHTASSSRSNSFPQMTLNAMLNSPLQPHLHPDKLNGALWFGIDPSVHAFIRATWQGYYMGPWKSWRKVPEERKDSWWQTFVQNFYWESQFDDLVYGLWKKETWTTIGEKISKKKRQHKKPKYNSVSDWTLLLEYWATDSAKKKSKKAATSRKSDPVGKGCHKHNAGPRSFARIAYNMQASATGEPPSYTALVRKTHSRADGTFVDYRAEELVTQAEMEATQLSNTEGSPGSPSASSAPSRLMLNKAYLKNAKSKRGYVYGLGSEQYREHVPSTRVPNGLACNLELEMRVGGLETSLQRVTADVAGVKQDVAGVKQDVLDMRQDFASTREAINQLLQTLRPPQAPTGQTSDQP; this is translated from the exons ATGAACTCAACAAGAGTACACGGAACGCATGTTGCGTCTCCTCCTATGCCTCCTGGTGCTATTGGACCCGTTTTTAACCATGCTGGATCTCCTCATATGCCCCCTGGTGCTACTGGACCCGCTTTTAACCATCTTGGATCTCCTCCTATGCCTCCTGGTGCTATTGGACCCGCTCTAAACCATACTGCTTCCTCATCTCGTTCCAACAGCTTCCCGCAAATGACCCTTAATGCAATGCTCAACTCACCTTTACAGCCACATCTCCATCCTGATAAGCTGAATGGAGCTTTATG GTTTGGTATTGACCCATCTGTCCATGCTTTCATCCGTGCAACTTGGCAAGGATACTACATGGGTCCTTGGAAGAGTTGGAGGAAGGTTCCTGAGGAAAGGAAGGATTCATGGTGGCAAACGTTTGTG CAAAATTTCTACTGGGAGTCTCAGTTTGATGACTTGGTCTACGGTCTGTGGAAGAAAGAAACTTGGACAACCATTGGTGAAAAGATTAGCAAGAAGAAGAGGCAACACAAGAAGCCAAAGTACAACAGTGTTAGCGACTGGACACTCCTTCTGGAGTATTGGGCAACTGATTCAGCTAAAAAGAAAAGCAAGAAGGCTGCTACCAGCCGCAAGTCTGATCCGGTGGGTAAAGGTTGCCACAAGCATAATGCAGGACCTAGGTCTTTTGCAAGGATAGCGTATAACATG CAAGCGTCTGCTACGGGAGAACCACCATCCTACACTGCCCTTGTCAGGAAGACACACTCCAGAGCAGATGGGACTTTTGTGGACTATCGTGCTGAAGAACTGGTAACTCAGGCCGAGATGGAAGCCACACAGCTCTCTAACACTGAAGGATCACCCGGGAGTCCAAGTGCATCATCTGCTCCTTCTCGCCTCATGTTAAACAAAGCTTATCTGAAG AATGCCAAGAGTAAGAGGGGATATGTTTACGGACTGGGCAGTGAACAATACAGGGAGCATGTGCCTTCTACACGCGTCCCCAATGGTCTTGCCTGCAACCTGGAGCTGGAGATGCGTGTGGGCGGTCTTGAGACAAGCCTCCAACGTGTCACTGCTGATGTTGCTGGGGTGAAGCAGGACGTTGCTGGGGTGAAGCAGGACGTCTTAGACATGAGGCAGGACTTTGCATCAACAAGGGAAGCAATCAATCAGCTCCTCCAAACACTTAGGCCCCCGCAAGCACCTACTGGACAGACTTCTGATCAGCCTTGA
- the LOC106341087 gene encoding uncharacterized protein LOC106341087 isoform X1 has translation MNSTRVHGTHVASPPMPPGAIGPVFNHAGSPHMPPGATGPAFNHLGSPPMPPGAIGPALNHTASSSRSNSFPQMTLNAMLNSPLQPHLHPDKLNGALWFGIDPSVHAFIRATWQGYYMGPWKSWRKVPEERKDSWWQTFVQNFYWESQFDDLVYGLWKKETWTTIGEKISKKKRQHKKPKYNSVSDWTLLLEYWATDSAKKKSKKAATSRKSDPVGKGCHKHNAGPRSFARIAYNMKQASATGEPPSYTALVRKTHSRADGTFVDYRAEELVTQAEMEATQLSNTEGSPGSPSASSAPSRLMLNKAYLKNAKSKRGYVYGLGSEQYREHVPSTRVPNGLACNLELEMRVGGLETSLQRVTADVAGVKQDVAGVKQDVLDMRQDFASTREAINQLLQTLRPPQAPTGQTSDQP, from the exons ATGAACTCAACAAGAGTACACGGAACGCATGTTGCGTCTCCTCCTATGCCTCCTGGTGCTATTGGACCCGTTTTTAACCATGCTGGATCTCCTCATATGCCCCCTGGTGCTACTGGACCCGCTTTTAACCATCTTGGATCTCCTCCTATGCCTCCTGGTGCTATTGGACCCGCTCTAAACCATACTGCTTCCTCATCTCGTTCCAACAGCTTCCCGCAAATGACCCTTAATGCAATGCTCAACTCACCTTTACAGCCACATCTCCATCCTGATAAGCTGAATGGAGCTTTATG GTTTGGTATTGACCCATCTGTCCATGCTTTCATCCGTGCAACTTGGCAAGGATACTACATGGGTCCTTGGAAGAGTTGGAGGAAGGTTCCTGAGGAAAGGAAGGATTCATGGTGGCAAACGTTTGTG CAAAATTTCTACTGGGAGTCTCAGTTTGATGACTTGGTCTACGGTCTGTGGAAGAAAGAAACTTGGACAACCATTGGTGAAAAGATTAGCAAGAAGAAGAGGCAACACAAGAAGCCAAAGTACAACAGTGTTAGCGACTGGACACTCCTTCTGGAGTATTGGGCAACTGATTCAGCTAAAAAGAAAAGCAAGAAGGCTGCTACCAGCCGCAAGTCTGATCCGGTGGGTAAAGGTTGCCACAAGCATAATGCAGGACCTAGGTCTTTTGCAAGGATAGCGTATAACATG AAGCAAGCGTCTGCTACGGGAGAACCACCATCCTACACTGCCCTTGTCAGGAAGACACACTCCAGAGCAGATGGGACTTTTGTGGACTATCGTGCTGAAGAACTGGTAACTCAGGCCGAGATGGAAGCCACACAGCTCTCTAACACTGAAGGATCACCCGGGAGTCCAAGTGCATCATCTGCTCCTTCTCGCCTCATGTTAAACAAAGCTTATCTGAAG AATGCCAAGAGTAAGAGGGGATATGTTTACGGACTGGGCAGTGAACAATACAGGGAGCATGTGCCTTCTACACGCGTCCCCAATGGTCTTGCCTGCAACCTGGAGCTGGAGATGCGTGTGGGCGGTCTTGAGACAAGCCTCCAACGTGTCACTGCTGATGTTGCTGGGGTGAAGCAGGACGTTGCTGGGGTGAAGCAGGACGTCTTAGACATGAGGCAGGACTTTGCATCAACAAGGGAAGCAATCAATCAGCTCCTCCAAACACTTAGGCCCCCGCAAGCACCTACTGGACAGACTTCTGATCAGCCTTGA